In one Balneolales bacterium ANBcel1 genomic region, the following are encoded:
- a CDS encoding N-acetylmuramoyl-L-alanine amidase, whose translation MFYSDRPPYPVFAVLVFALFTYALTHLHSTAPFSGADSDSVNPAASIPDGSPGSASSSSRLEIVIPETDSIRVNQSRHRVAGNTHPANRVTIDGTEARVFPSGAFAGIIELPTGYSRPTVQAVTPEGDTLLHEFHFYRDKPADSVPESLPADPVHLFDESKAAEVVGKHAFVTSGSDRDRLGGRIVGYLDEGILLEITARQGGFYRIRLSDRRKVYIPVRFVRILHDAPPMPRPSTGSVSLTSDDRTDVVSLTVGARLPWIATMQTNPNAIEVDIFGTEADVSRALSEPGGNEAILDIQLTDMGDGHARLRIVLAHDLHWGFHAGYGIGQTLRIGIRRPPGPVLPDTPLEGRTIAIDPGHGGSNFGARGATGALEKDVALEISKRIQRNLERNGASVVMTRSEDTVAGMPQRIDRLLASDADVLLSIHANSVSYAVDPLNIRGTSTYYRYREFRPFAQAIHSHMTELPLHNFGLIGNFNFTLNAMTAMPNVLVETAFLSHPEDEMKLLDPDFQDQIAEQLTLALMRFFREHGKPAAFFPLLPGFLP comes from the coding sequence ATGTTTTATTCCGATCGCCCGCCATACCCCGTGTTCGCCGTGCTCGTATTTGCGCTGTTTACCTATGCGCTGACCCACCTGCACAGTACGGCACCTTTTTCCGGGGCAGACAGCGATTCCGTCAACCCTGCCGCTTCGATACCGGACGGAAGCCCGGGAAGCGCGTCATCCTCCAGCCGTCTGGAAATTGTCATTCCGGAAACGGATTCCATTCGTGTAAACCAAAGCCGGCATCGTGTTGCAGGCAATACGCATCCGGCCAACCGTGTCACCATCGACGGGACAGAAGCCAGGGTTTTTCCCAGCGGCGCTTTCGCAGGAATCATCGAATTGCCGACAGGGTACTCCCGGCCAACCGTCCAGGCTGTAACTCCGGAAGGCGACACCCTCTTGCATGAATTCCATTTTTATCGCGACAAGCCGGCTGATTCTGTACCGGAGTCGCTGCCGGCTGATCCTGTTCACCTGTTTGATGAATCCAAAGCGGCAGAAGTAGTGGGCAAGCACGCCTTTGTAACTTCCGGCTCCGACCGGGACAGGCTAGGCGGCCGGATCGTCGGCTACCTGGATGAGGGGATTCTGCTGGAAATCACCGCCCGGCAGGGAGGCTTCTATCGGATCCGCCTCTCGGATCGGCGAAAGGTGTATATCCCGGTTAGGTTCGTCCGGATTCTTCACGACGCCCCGCCGATGCCCCGGCCCAGCACCGGATCGGTCTCACTGACCAGTGACGATCGAACCGATGTCGTATCGCTTACTGTCGGTGCACGCCTCCCCTGGATCGCAACCATGCAGACTAACCCGAATGCCATTGAAGTCGATATTTTCGGTACAGAGGCGGATGTCAGCCGGGCGCTGAGCGAGCCGGGGGGCAACGAAGCCATCCTGGATATTCAACTGACGGATATGGGCGATGGACATGCGCGCCTTCGCATCGTCCTGGCACATGACCTGCACTGGGGGTTTCATGCCGGCTACGGTATCGGGCAGACACTTCGGATTGGCATTCGCCGGCCGCCCGGACCGGTGCTGCCGGACACCCCCCTTGAAGGCCGCACAATCGCCATCGATCCAGGGCATGGCGGCAGCAACTTCGGTGCCAGGGGTGCCACCGGCGCATTGGAGAAAGATGTGGCACTGGAAATATCCAAGCGCATCCAGCGTAACCTGGAGCGTAACGGCGCAAGCGTGGTAATGACCCGCAGTGAAGACACTGTTGCCGGCATGCCGCAGCGCATCGACCGGCTGCTCGCATCCGACGCCGATGTACTCTTAAGCATCCATGCCAACTCCGTGAGCTATGCTGTCGATCCGCTGAATATTCGCGGTACCAGCACCTATTACCGGTACCGGGAGTTCCGTCCGTTCGCCCAGGCCATCCACAGCCACATGACGGAGTTGCCGTTGCATAATTTCGGACTGATTGGAAATTTCAATTTCACCCTCAATGCCATGACGGCAATGCCGAATGTATTGGTGGAAACGGCCTTTTTGTCCCATCCGGAAGACGAGATGAAACTGCTGGATCCGGATTTTCAGGATCAGATCGCGGAACAGTTGACTTTGGCGCTGATGCGTTTCTTCCGGGAACATGGAAAACCGGCGGCATTCTTCCCCTTACTACCTGGATTTCTCCCTTGA
- a CDS encoding AI-2E family transporter, translating into MNSSVELPWYAKLTFILGALTLIVFFLIQASSILIPFLFAVFFAILLTPLSSFLEKYRIHRVFSSLLSLFIGITFLSGVIFFFYNQIVNFAQDLGMIEERINELFEQFSGFFNVYLDVEPDAQLESAQDAIISFLRDNVEPLTRGVMTAATTLTMFFLIPIYVFLLLMYRDFLKDFFLMVFSRSSRNQKVELVLNKVRSVVQNYITGMFIVICILAVLNSLALTIIGVDHPLFFGVFAAILNVIPFLGPIIGSILPIVYSLLTMDSLWYPVAVLATFYVIQLFESNLFTPMIVGQRVSLNPLVTLLAIFIGGQIWGLAGMILFIPGLAMLKEVFDEVDSMRPYGFLLGKVKTREQTEKEYFSGRFPGFSKAESPEDDGEAGREGEGNGRKAGKKSDGKGRTRSREKSR; encoded by the coding sequence CTCATTCAGGCCAGTTCGATACTGATCCCTTTCCTCTTTGCTGTTTTCTTTGCCATCCTGCTCACCCCGCTCTCCTCGTTTCTTGAGAAATACCGCATTCACCGGGTCTTTTCCTCCCTGTTGAGCCTGTTTATCGGCATCACCTTTCTTTCGGGCGTTATCTTTTTCTTTTACAACCAGATCGTCAATTTCGCGCAGGATCTGGGAATGATCGAGGAGCGTATCAACGAGCTGTTCGAACAGTTCTCCGGGTTTTTCAACGTCTATCTGGATGTCGAGCCCGATGCCCAGCTGGAGTCGGCTCAGGATGCTATTATTTCGTTCCTGAGGGATAATGTGGAGCCGCTTACACGGGGCGTGATGACAGCCGCCACGACCCTCACCATGTTCTTCCTGATCCCGATTTATGTCTTCCTGCTGCTGATGTACCGCGATTTTCTGAAGGACTTCTTCTTGATGGTCTTTTCCAGAAGCAGCCGGAACCAGAAAGTGGAACTGGTTCTGAACAAAGTCAGAAGCGTGGTTCAAAATTACATCACCGGAATGTTCATCGTCATCTGCATCCTGGCGGTGCTGAACAGCCTGGCACTTACCATTATTGGTGTCGACCACCCCCTGTTTTTCGGTGTTTTTGCGGCAATTTTGAATGTCATTCCGTTTCTCGGACCAATAATCGGCTCGATTCTCCCGATTGTCTACTCACTGCTTACGATGGATTCGCTCTGGTACCCCGTGGCGGTGCTGGCTACGTTCTATGTGATTCAGCTGTTTGAAAGTAATCTGTTTACACCCATGATTGTGGGGCAGCGCGTAAGCCTGAACCCGCTTGTCACGCTTCTGGCTATTTTTATCGGTGGACAGATTTGGGGGCTTGCCGGGATGATCCTCTTCATTCCGGGCCTGGCCATGCTCAAGGAGGTGTTTGATGAGGTCGACTCCATGAGGCCGTACGGCTTTCTGCTTGGAAAAGTGAAGACCAGAGAGCAGACGGAGAAGGAGTATTTCTCGGGCAGGTTTCCCGGTTTCAGCAAGGCAGAGAGTCCGGAGGATGACGGGGAGGCCGGCCGCGAAGGGGAAGGCAATGGTCGGAAAGCCGGAAAAAAGAGTGATGGAAAGGGCCGCACCCGATCAAGGGAGAAATCCAGGTAG